In bacterium, the following proteins share a genomic window:
- the rsmH gene encoding 16S rRNA (cytosine(1402)-N(4))-methyltransferase RsmH, whose amino-acid sequence MISAPHVPVLREETLGLLAAGPGRRIIDGTFGFGGHAAGLLEAGADVLGVDLDAVAQAACRDLAATRPRLHCHHGSFRDLDAALRSVGWDGVDGVLLDLGVSSKQFDDPAKGFSYRADGPLDLRFDQTRGQTAADLLVGLDESGIADLIWRWGEERGSRHIARRLVQSRAEAPLSTTTQVREAVKSALPRGVKPEPVLSRVFQALRIAVNDELGALADALASMQRVLRPGGRLVVISYHSLEDRLVKRFIDQERRDCVCPPDTPVCVCRHKAWLRPLTRKAVVASAAEQHVNARSRSARLRAAEII is encoded by the coding sequence ATGATCTCCGCGCCACATGTCCCGGTGCTGCGTGAGGAGACCCTGGGTCTCCTCGCGGCCGGACCGGGCCGGCGCATTATCGACGGCACCTTCGGATTCGGGGGCCACGCCGCCGGCCTGCTCGAGGCCGGCGCCGACGTTCTGGGCGTCGACCTCGACGCCGTCGCGCAGGCTGCCTGCCGCGACCTGGCCGCCACCCGGCCGCGGTTGCACTGCCACCACGGCTCCTTCCGCGATCTCGACGCCGCGCTGCGGTCGGTGGGCTGGGACGGGGTCGACGGCGTGCTGCTCGACCTGGGCGTCAGCTCGAAGCAGTTCGACGACCCGGCCAAGGGCTTCAGCTACCGCGCCGACGGGCCGCTCGACCTGCGCTTCGACCAGACGCGGGGACAGACCGCGGCCGACCTGTTGGTCGGGCTCGACGAGTCGGGAATCGCGGACCTGATCTGGCGCTGGGGCGAGGAGCGCGGCAGCCGTCACATCGCGCGACGGCTGGTCCAGAGCCGCGCCGAGGCGCCGCTGTCGACGACGACGCAGGTGCGCGAGGCCGTGAAGTCGGCCCTGCCGCGCGGCGTCAAGCCGGAGCCCGTGCTGAGCCGGGTCTTCCAGGCGTTGCGGATCGCCGTGAACGACGAGCTCGGCGCGCTCGCCGACGCGCTGGCGTCGATGCAGCGCGTGCTGCGGCCGGGCGGGCGCCTGGTCGTCATCTCGTACCACTCGCTCGAGGACCGGTTGGTGAAGCGGTTCATCGACCAGGAAAGGCGCGACTGCGTGTGCCCGCCGGACACGCCGGTCTGCGTCTGCCGTCACAAGGCGTGGCTGCGCCCGCTGACCCGCAAGGCGGTTGTCGCCTCGGCAGCGGAGCAGCACGTCAACGCGCGATCGCGCAGCGCCAGGCTGCGCGCCGCCGAGATCATCTGA
- a CDS encoding STAS domain-containing protein has protein sequence MTPREMTRLPGRQEAAGNHTEILIRQNDKAVWVTLSGILDRAGMEKLIAGVAPKLNRRGVRIVLDGSRLSHLDYRATGALVAWNRRLRLFNHQLYLHGWSDYLKAIVVMEDWDRELGATPTAMTAWRQPAGAHSDVMP, from the coding sequence GTGACACCGAGAGAGATGACCCGGCTGCCCGGCAGGCAGGAGGCCGCAGGCAACCATACGGAGATCTTGATTCGGCAGAACGACAAGGCTGTCTGGGTCACTCTCTCGGGTATCCTTGACCGGGCCGGCATGGAGAAGCTGATCGCAGGCGTGGCGCCGAAGCTCAACCGCCGCGGCGTGCGCATCGTGCTCGACGGCAGCCGGCTTTCCCACCTCGACTACCGCGCCACCGGCGCACTCGTGGCCTGGAACCGGCGGCTGCGCCTGTTCAACCACCAACTCTACCTGCACGGCTGGAGTGACTACCTGAAGGCGATCGTGGTCATGGAAGACTGGGATCGCGAACTGGGAGCCACGCCGACGGCCATGACCGCCTGGCGCCAGCCGGCCGGAGCGCACTCCGACGTCATGCCATGA
- a CDS encoding division/cell wall cluster transcriptional repressor MraZ, giving the protein MENFNRLRNEPPSQKLRDYLRRMSANSTQVAVDAQGRVAIAPEKLAEYGIDKKITVLGVGSYMELWSPEALAARGQDNADDAAFDDEFFR; this is encoded by the coding sequence GTGGAGAACTTCAACCGCCTGCGGAACGAGCCGCCCAGCCAGAAGCTGCGCGACTACCTGCGGCGGATGTCGGCCAACAGCACGCAGGTGGCGGTCGATGCGCAGGGACGCGTGGCGATCGCCCCGGAGAAGCTGGCCGAGTACGGGATCGACAAGAAGATCACCGTGCTGGGCGTCGGTTCCTACATGGAGCTGTGGTCGCCGGAAGCGCTGGCCGCTCGCGGCCAGGACAACGCTGACGACGCGGCATTCGACGATGAGTTCTTCCGCTGA
- a CDS encoding polysaccharide biosynthesis C-terminal domain-containing protein yields the protein MVALLVAGHLTLTTAVAAFAVAQVGGLVAIIIVALRDLRRAPASPVTAGVDGVPVAAALPMGNGEVPADLDQRPLWRLVAFNLRHGALGQLSAVAYFLLLRLDQGLLEHFRGATEVGLYSLAVYVGELLWLLPGALTPLLVHSSAADASDPRRDRTAARAVRMGVGLTLAGALPLFLLAVPLLELAGGGQYAASGPALRALLPGIVAFAPGVVLAGDFIGRGRPHWNTQASVVTVIINVGVALALIPRHGAVGAAWASTIAYACGSAIMLWRFRRATGMSLRGLVLGRHRRPLPL from the coding sequence GTGGTCGCGCTGCTGGTGGCCGGTCACCTGACCCTCACGACCGCGGTGGCGGCCTTCGCGGTGGCGCAGGTCGGCGGGCTGGTGGCGATCATCATCGTCGCCCTGCGCGACCTGCGGCGCGCGCCGGCGTCGCCGGTGACGGCGGGGGTGGACGGCGTCCCGGTCGCCGCGGCGCTGCCGATGGGCAACGGCGAGGTACCGGCCGACCTGGACCAGCGTCCGCTCTGGCGGCTCGTGGCGTTCAACCTGCGCCACGGGGCACTCGGCCAGCTGTCGGCGGTCGCCTACTTCCTGCTGCTGCGCCTCGACCAGGGCCTGCTGGAACACTTCCGCGGCGCGACCGAGGTGGGTCTCTACTCGCTGGCCGTCTATGTGGGCGAACTCCTGTGGCTGCTGCCCGGCGCGCTGACCCCGTTGCTGGTGCACAGCTCGGCGGCCGATGCCAGCGACCCGCGGCGCGACCGCACGGCCGCACGCGCCGTGCGCATGGGAGTGGGGCTCACGCTTGCCGGGGCGCTGCCCCTGTTCCTGTTGGCGGTGCCGCTGCTCGAGCTGGCAGGCGGCGGCCAGTACGCGGCTTCCGGGCCGGCGCTGCGCGCCCTGCTGCCCGGCATCGTGGCGTTTGCGCCGGGCGTCGTGCTGGCCGGCGATTTCATCGGGCGCGGCCGGCCCCACTGGAACACGCAGGCCAGCGTGGTCACGGTCATCATCAACGTCGGGGTCGCCCTGGCCCTGATCCCGCGCCACGGCGCCGTGGGCGCCGCCTGGGCGAGCACCATCGCCTATGCCTGTGGCTCGGCAATCATGCTCTGGCGGTTCCGGCGCGCGACGGGGATGTCCCTGCGTGGGCTCGTTCTCGGCCGCCACCGGCGGCCCCTGCCTCTCTAG
- a CDS encoding GNAT family N-acetyltransferase, which produces MPLKGESAPAASVPAIRIENTATAPPGWDDLVEADGSCDYPHTAYWNECAARALPGAMPCWLTARQGDRLVAGLVAVSRAVAGGPLARRRLDSSVEGTSCGPLVVRDLPVPDQAACARALLTTYRGLLPGPLGAVTFALGPERERRFGSLAASMGGWTRHESPTAVIDLEGDAETVALTRLSNSKRNERNRGLKRGAVVSATRDPGDLAEYYPLYAAAAASWGIVPTPLSFLQALLADPLERVFFTCIRCEGRVIGGHLNLHLGDRVFAWNGVSDPAVARSHFPGTLCMWGDIVESCRRGARQLDIGASGGITSLEGFKRYFGAGTEERGYYVCEGAALRAVRATRVLLGRPVFGRPDRGVPGHRWHDGRTGTPREEDTP; this is translated from the coding sequence GTGCCGTTGAAGGGCGAGTCGGCGCCGGCGGCTTCGGTCCCGGCGATCCGCATCGAGAACACCGCGACGGCCCCGCCGGGCTGGGACGACCTGGTCGAGGCCGACGGATCCTGCGACTATCCGCACACGGCGTACTGGAACGAGTGTGCCGCCCGCGCCCTGCCGGGGGCGATGCCCTGCTGGCTGACGGCGCGGCAGGGGGACAGGCTCGTGGCCGGACTCGTCGCGGTGTCCCGCGCGGTGGCGGGCGGCCCGCTGGCGCGTCGGCGCCTCGACAGCAGCGTCGAGGGCACTTCGTGCGGGCCACTCGTGGTGCGCGATCTGCCGGTGCCCGACCAGGCTGCCTGCGCGCGCGCGCTGCTCACGACCTATCGGGGCCTGCTGCCGGGTCCACTCGGCGCCGTCACGTTCGCGCTCGGGCCCGAACGGGAGCGCAGGTTCGGCTCGTTGGCGGCATCGATGGGCGGCTGGACGCGACATGAGTCTCCCACCGCGGTCATCGACCTCGAAGGCGACGCCGAGACCGTCGCGCTTACCCGGCTCTCGAACAGCAAGCGCAATGAGCGCAACCGCGGGTTGAAGCGCGGCGCGGTGGTGTCCGCTACGCGTGACCCGGGCGACCTTGCCGAGTACTACCCGCTCTATGCCGCGGCTGCCGCGAGCTGGGGCATCGTGCCGACGCCGTTGTCCTTCCTGCAGGCGCTGCTGGCCGACCCGCTCGAACGGGTGTTCTTCACCTGTATCCGTTGCGAAGGCCGCGTGATCGGCGGTCACCTGAACCTGCACCTCGGCGACCGCGTCTTCGCCTGGAACGGCGTCAGTGACCCGGCTGTGGCCCGCAGCCATTTCCCGGGCACCTTGTGCATGTGGGGCGACATCGTCGAGTCCTGCCGGCGGGGAGCGCGACAGCTGGACATCGGAGCCAGCGGCGGTATCACGTCGCTCGAGGGATTCAAGCGCTACTTCGGGGCCGGGACTGAGGAACGCGGCTACTACGTCTGCGAGGGCGCGGCTCTCCGTGCGGTGCGCGCCACGCGGGTCCTGCTAGGGCGTCCGGTCTTCGGGCGGCCTGACCGCGGCGTGCCCGGACACCGCTGGCACGATGGCCGCACCGGGACGCCGCGCGAGGAGGACACACCGTGA
- a CDS encoding DegT/DnrJ/EryC1/StrS family aminotransferase, producing MGDIQGTGFIARDSFLPFFRPDLGEAELSAVTEVLRSGWLTYGPKVREFGDACAGYLDVPHAVPVASASAGLLVGRKALGVGPGDEVVLPSLTFVATLGAVVHCGARPVLADIDPANLGLDPAAFAAAITPRTKAVIPVHLAGHPCRIEEILEIARPRGIRVLEDAAHAFGAEVHGKRLGGLSDATVFSFYATKCITSGDGGLITTCDPDVARRVQVLSFHGMDGNAWQRYTDKGRWYYEIVEFGYKMHLGDPAAALGLVQLGRADAFMARRTAIAERFTQELAGTPGLTLPSAADWCTHAWHLYPVRVDRALIDGGRDGVIADLTANRIGSSVHFIPLHYHPVFREAGAEFAPHLGETERYFDEAVSLPLFPSMTEQEIVDVVTVVRESLRRRCR from the coding sequence ATGGGCGACATTCAGGGAACCGGGTTCATTGCGCGCGACAGCTTCCTGCCGTTCTTCCGGCCGGACCTGGGCGAAGCCGAACTGTCCGCCGTCACCGAGGTGCTGCGCTCGGGCTGGCTCACCTATGGGCCCAAGGTGCGTGAATTCGGCGATGCCTGCGCCGGCTACCTGGATGTGCCGCACGCGGTGCCCGTGGCCAGCGCGTCGGCCGGCCTGCTGGTGGGCCGGAAGGCACTCGGTGTGGGGCCGGGCGACGAAGTGGTGCTCCCGTCGCTTACGTTCGTCGCCACGCTGGGCGCGGTGGTGCACTGCGGGGCGCGACCGGTCCTTGCCGACATCGACCCGGCCAACCTGGGCCTGGACCCGGCGGCGTTCGCCGCCGCCATCACCCCGCGCACGAAAGCGGTCATCCCGGTGCACCTGGCAGGACATCCCTGTCGCATCGAGGAGATCCTGGAGATCGCCCGGCCGCGCGGCATCCGTGTGCTCGAGGACGCGGCCCATGCCTTCGGCGCCGAGGTGCACGGCAAGCGCCTGGGCGGGCTCAGCGACGCGACGGTGTTCTCGTTCTACGCGACCAAGTGCATCACCAGCGGCGACGGCGGCCTGATCACGACGTGCGATCCCGATGTGGCGCGTCGCGTGCAGGTGCTCAGTTTCCACGGCATGGACGGCAACGCCTGGCAACGCTACACGGACAAGGGACGCTGGTACTACGAGATCGTCGAGTTCGGCTACAAGATGCATCTCGGCGACCCGGCCGCCGCCCTGGGGCTGGTCCAGCTGGGGCGCGCCGACGCCTTCATGGCGCGTCGTACAGCCATTGCCGAACGCTTCACGCAGGAACTGGCCGGGACACCCGGGTTGACCCTGCCTTCGGCGGCCGACTGGTGCACGCACGCCTGGCACCTCTACCCGGTGCGCGTGGATCGCGCGCTCATTGACGGCGGGCGCGATGGCGTGATCGCCGACCTCACCGCGAACCGCATCGGCAGCTCGGTGCATTTCATCCCCCTGCACTACCATCCCGTGTTCCGCGAGGCGGGCGCCGAGTTCGCGCCGCACCTGGGCGAGACGGAGCGGTACTTCGACGAGGCGGTCAGCCTGCCGCTGTTCCCGTCGATGACCGAACAGGAGATCGTCGACGTGGTCACGGTCGTGCGCGAGAGCCTGCGGCGGCGGTGCCGTTGA
- a CDS encoding glycosyltransferase gives MTNVRGTGAESKVRLCVVIIHYNTSEDLARCLQSISAYPPAVRHKVVIVDNASHDEGLAAVHQRFPACQWIFNTENTGYARGCNRGMAEVEADYYLVLNPDIVVQPGALDRLLEFADAHPRAGIVGPQLLNEDGSLQESCRRFYTLRTLLLRRTVLGKLFPDSRTVQLHLMRDFDHRTSRPVDWILGGCLLARRTALDRCGPMDERFFLYFEDVDWCYRMWQAGYEVQYTPDARFIHRHRRASARGRFGRSWWLHLGSLISFYEKWGMFVWLLKKWRDPLLAQLLWVLDMAGLVAAFAGAYGLRQAAGSWFAEPLFPFSEYLPLLGFAGLLASVTFLLTGRYRVDVRDGARSLGEHLQQVGVVALLLLAATYLGNLDVVSRAVLLAFIPLLGLLTFAGDRLVRRARRRLERGRLTLERTLLAGPPARVGAWLASLRDPARHGLDVAGYVAEPAAGAGLSALGGGEVPWLGRPAEIPEIVRRYRVSQVVFWEEAGPHSPADWAVLATLRRQRIRLRWPLDAAWLAVAGDRVETFGDDLSAVHLSGGTNPLAGLWRRLGGMVAGAALWLLAAPAWLWLRAVRRRRGSAAITEVALSDLWGHDPVLTLATDAAGRVLPLSWQWKLAGPLARGAVALSGPRPQTGGRRETPRTPADVLGFWNSVPRAPGLTGAWRRRPPAASRDGPQG, from the coding sequence ATGACGAACGTGCGTGGCACCGGCGCGGAGTCGAAGGTCCGGCTGTGTGTCGTCATCATCCACTACAACACCAGCGAGGACCTGGCGCGCTGCCTCCAGTCCATCTCCGCCTATCCGCCGGCGGTGCGCCACAAGGTCGTCATTGTCGACAATGCCTCGCACGACGAGGGCCTGGCCGCCGTCCACCAGCGTTTCCCCGCCTGCCAGTGGATCTTCAATACCGAGAACACCGGCTATGCGCGCGGCTGCAATCGCGGCATGGCCGAGGTTGAGGCCGACTACTACCTGGTCCTCAACCCGGACATCGTGGTGCAGCCGGGCGCGCTCGACCGCCTGCTCGAGTTCGCCGATGCGCACCCGCGCGCCGGGATCGTGGGCCCGCAGCTGCTGAACGAGGACGGCAGCCTGCAGGAGTCCTGCCGCCGCTTCTACACGCTGCGCACGCTGCTCCTGCGCCGCACCGTGCTGGGCAAGCTGTTTCCCGACAGCCGCACGGTCCAGCTTCATCTCATGCGCGACTTCGACCATCGCACCAGCCGTCCCGTGGACTGGATCCTGGGCGGGTGCCTGCTGGCGCGCCGCACGGCCCTGGACCGCTGCGGCCCGATGGACGAGCGCTTCTTCCTGTATTTCGAGGACGTCGACTGGTGCTACCGCATGTGGCAGGCCGGTTACGAGGTGCAGTACACGCCGGATGCGCGGTTCATCCATCGCCATCGCCGGGCCAGCGCGCGCGGCCGCTTCGGGCGCTCGTGGTGGCTGCACCTGGGCAGCCTCATCTCCTTCTACGAGAAGTGGGGGATGTTCGTCTGGCTGCTGAAGAAGTGGCGCGATCCGCTGCTGGCCCAGCTCCTGTGGGTGCTGGACATGGCGGGACTGGTGGCGGCGTTCGCCGGCGCCTATGGGCTGCGGCAGGCGGCCGGCAGCTGGTTCGCCGAGCCGCTGTTCCCATTCTCGGAGTACCTGCCGCTGCTGGGCTTCGCCGGCCTGCTGGCCTCGGTCACGTTCCTGCTCACAGGCCGCTATCGCGTCGACGTGCGTGACGGCGCGCGAAGCCTCGGCGAACACCTGCAGCAGGTGGGCGTGGTCGCGCTGCTGCTGCTGGCGGCTACCTACCTGGGCAATCTGGACGTGGTCAGTCGCGCCGTGCTGCTGGCGTTCATCCCCCTGCTGGGGTTGCTGACGTTCGCCGGCGACAGGCTGGTGAGGCGGGCCCGCCGGCGCCTGGAGCGGGGACGCCTGACCCTTGAGCGCACGCTGCTGGCCGGGCCGCCGGCGCGGGTGGGGGCCTGGCTGGCGTCGCTCCGCGACCCGGCGCGACACGGCCTGGACGTGGCCGGCTACGTGGCCGAGCCGGCCGCGGGCGCCGGGCTTTCGGCTCTGGGCGGGGGCGAGGTGCCCTGGCTGGGGCGTCCGGCGGAGATTCCCGAGATCGTCAGGCGCTATCGCGTCTCGCAGGTGGTATTCTGGGAGGAAGCCGGGCCGCATTCCCCGGCCGACTGGGCCGTGCTGGCCACGTTGCGCCGCCAGCGCATCCGCCTGCGCTGGCCGCTCGACGCCGCCTGGCTGGCCGTTGCCGGCGATCGTGTCGAGACTTTCGGGGACGACCTGAGCGCGGTGCACCTGTCGGGCGGTACGAATCCCCTGGCCGGCCTGTGGCGACGGCTGGGCGGCATGGTGGCCGGTGCCGCCCTGTGGCTGCTGGCCGCGCCGGCGTGGCTGTGGCTGCGGGCCGTGCGGAGGCGTCGCGGTTCTGCCGCGATCACCGAGGTGGCCTTGAGCGACCTGTGGGGCCACGATCCGGTGCTGACCCTGGCCACCGATGCGGCGGGGCGCGTGCTGCCCCTGTCGTGGCAGTGGAAGCTGGCGGGGCCCCTGGCCCGGGGAGCAGTGGCCTTGTCAGGGCCGCGGCCCCAGACCGGCGGCCGGCGCGAGACGCCGCGCACACCCGCCGACGTGCTCGGGTTCTGGAACAGTGTGCCGCGTGCGCCGGGCTTGACCGGCGCCTGGCGGCGGCGCCCGCCGGCAGCAAGCCGGGACGGGCCGCAAGGATGA
- a CDS encoding polyprenol monophosphomannose synthase encodes MNDHAQPRTCPPLEPTAAVVVVPTYNEADNIGRLVPQILARDPRLSVLVVDDGSPDGTAAIVKALPGFGERILLLERTKKEGLGAAYIAAFKWILANTKFDVVFEMDADFSHDPSALDEFLVKIRDHDLVLGSRYLYGITVVNWPLRRLILSVGANRYAGLVTGLPIKDCTGGFKCFRRTTLERLPLDCVRSDGYSFQIEMTYHCWKRGMRIREMPIMFVDRQVGISKMSRRIIIEAMWMVWALRLRRMA; translated from the coding sequence ATGAACGACCACGCCCAGCCCCGGACCTGCCCGCCGCTGGAACCCACTGCGGCCGTCGTCGTCGTGCCCACCTACAACGAGGCCGACAACATCGGGCGGCTGGTGCCGCAGATCCTGGCGCGCGACCCGCGCCTGTCGGTACTCGTGGTCGATGACGGCTCGCCCGACGGCACCGCCGCCATCGTCAAGGCGCTGCCCGGCTTCGGCGAGCGCATCCTGCTGCTGGAGCGCACGAAGAAGGAAGGCCTCGGCGCCGCCTACATCGCCGCCTTCAAGTGGATCCTGGCCAATACGAAGTTCGACGTCGTCTTCGAGATGGACGCCGACTTCAGCCACGACCCCTCGGCGCTCGACGAGTTCCTCGTGAAGATCCGCGATCACGACCTCGTGCTGGGCAGTCGCTATCTCTACGGCATCACCGTCGTGAACTGGCCGCTGCGCCGCCTCATCCTCAGCGTGGGCGCGAACCGCTACGCCGGGCTCGTCACGGGCCTGCCGATCAAGGATTGCACCGGCGGCTTCAAGTGCTTCCGGCGCACGACGCTCGAGCGCCTGCCGCTCGACTGCGTACGCAGCGACGGCTACTCGTTCCAGATCGAGATGACCTACCACTGCTGGAAGCGGGGGATGCGCATCCGCGAGATGCCGATCATGTTCGTCGATCGGCAGGTGGGCATCTCGAAGATGTCGCGGCGCATCATCATCGAGGCGATGTGGATGGTCTGGGCCCTGCGACTGCGCAGGATGGCCTGA